From Methanobacterium congolense, one genomic window encodes:
- a CDS encoding HoxN/HupN/NixA family nickel/cobalt transporter, whose translation MAFISSNLTTFPLQISFFFMAAAFLLGALHALEPGHGKAVMAAFVMGTDAGLKDTLLLGGTVVFSHVIVVVLLGIGSIFLLGSLNVSTTHDIMSVIGGIILVAVGLWIIRRFHHPHHHHHEHKIDTKKGVVAIGLSTGLIPCPAALAVLLFSIGNGQIYNGIIYVLVFSAGLAISITLLSVLFVKGKDFIQSYVSNKVINKIPLVSGTIIVGVGILTLLQPITEYLLPFLHL comes from the coding sequence ATGGCTTTCATATCATCAAATTTAACCACATTCCCCCTACAGATAAGCTTCTTTTTCATGGCTGCTGCATTCCTACTCGGTGCATTACACGCCCTGGAACCTGGACATGGAAAGGCGGTTATGGCTGCATTTGTAATGGGTACAGATGCAGGTTTGAAGGATACACTGTTACTTGGGGGCACAGTGGTGTTTTCCCATGTGATCGTGGTTGTTCTCCTTGGAATTGGTTCAATCTTCCTTCTTGGATCCTTGAACGTCAGTACAACCCATGATATCATGAGTGTAATAGGTGGAATCATACTCGTTGCAGTTGGTCTATGGATAATTAGAAGGTTCCATCATCCACACCATCACCATCATGAACATAAAATCGACACAAAAAAGGGAGTGGTTGCAATTGGATTATCCACAGGCTTAATACCCTGCCCTGCAGCCCTTGCAGTGCTCCTTTTCAGCATTGGAAATGGTCAGATATACAACGGTATTATCTACGTTCTTGTGTTCAGTGCAGGTCTTGCAATATCTATAACTCTCCTTTCAGTACTCTTTGTTAAAGGAAAGGACTTCATACAGAGTTACGTGAGCAACAAGGTCATAAATAAGATTCCCCTTGTAAGTGGAACCATAATTGTTGGAGTGGGGATATTGACTTTGTTACAACCCATAACAGAATATTTACTGCCATTTTTGCATTTGTGA